The DNA sequence GACCTTATCTTACAGAAGGAGACTTTTCTCAACTTTTTGCAAAACACTTATACACCACGTTTTTCTACAACCTGGGAAGCTCTGTCCTGAGACCTCAGGgcccatatctccttcaatatcTGAGCTTTCAGGTCAAACCTACACCACTCAGAAGTATATTTTGTGGTCTCATAACGTGTCGAAAATAGCTCTTCTGGAAggatatttgtgttcttgtgttacttttggttgatataggAGGTGAAACCCAAACCAACACAAATGTGTTGATATTGGTACAGTTTGCAGTGAATTTAGcgaagaaaacaatggagagactgggaaaatgcatttctcagattgcgacgttggtattcaccactcgtttttttatgaaatttcttcaagaaaactaacaggcattttctcttgaaattgtcgaCGAAGAGCTAGGGTTGTTATGTGATTTACTTCCCGTATTGACCAAAATTTTGCCATCGAACTCCCTGAGAAAAGGACTAAGAAGGACCTTTTCTGCCATGCTATGcttagaaagaacgccgtaagaacattcaagagttgccaaatttccccagttaaaacaataatatttttgggaaactttgcatttaatttcttgaaattttcagatattttagattaaattgcaaataaaaatgtctgaaaaatttgagatacattttcaaaatttttcagtaaattcgttttttcatAGACGGAAATATTATGGCGATGTCTGGAGGCGAATACGAACTTCTTTCTTAGCGCAGCAGTATGGTGCTGCACCTAATTGAGGCCACTCTAGGACCCACCCCTTGAGTCGTTTTTCCATGCAGccttgcgggctgattattgaaattgataggcaaagcgaaaaaaaaaatcagacgataaaataagattttccaggttttcaagAGACCTGTCCCACGTAGCATTTCCAGTTAGCTGTTTTGTTGTTCAACAAAATGTACGAGAATGAGGCAAAACTTTGACTGAAGCACCAATGCCGCTTGAATCTGTTGGCATCGATATCAGGATTGTCGACAACAGCAGTGCTTTATCAGTCGAAGATCTCGTTCGGGCGCATTTGGTAATCAGTAATGATAGTGAAGATTATGGGAATAAGGAAAGCCACGCGCCACCCCCAACCCGATAAAACCAATAACGACCGCAGGGACACCAACACCAACAGCCGTCGTCGGCAGCCTTCGAAAGTTTTTCTGCCAACATCATGTCGAAGTGGACGAGAGTGTGGTCACCGGTTTTCAGAATCTAGATGAGCATTTAATTTCAGACATGCTCAAAACCAAAAAAAGCTCAAGGATTGTTTgaagtttttcttaaaattttaagattctttttagCAGTCGAACTTTAGTTATTTAAATCTTCAAAAACACGTTTCACCGAAGGACATTAGAAGTCACGAGAACGCAGGTACGTTATCTTACATTAGTTTGATATTCGTTGTTTAATGGTTTATTTTACGTTCACATGCTCGCCTTCAAAGTGGATAGGTAGGCAATTTCTCGACCTAGGagcacgttgatttgtatccTGTTTTACATACCACCAAAaaagcggcgcgcggcgtggtGTCCATACTACGTTCATCTGTTTGCCTTCACTGTGCATGGATAGGCAATTTCTCGACCTACGAGCACGCTAATTTGTATCCTATTTCGCCGTACTTTTTCCCGTCATTTTCATAATCCTTGATCTTCATTatggcgcgacgcgacgccttGCCACCTATCATCCGTGCTCTCCAACTTTTATGCTAGGTTCTATCACCTCTTAACACaacaaattaaaacttcaaatgctgGTTTTGGAGATCTTACAGCTTGGATACTATGGGCCAAAAGACGAAGTGCGAATTTAAGGCATCTGTTTCAAGTGTTCTAATCAAACTTTTACGTAGATATAATAAGATTCGCGCATCAAAAACTACTAAAATGCACTTCTAGGCAAGATATTACTGTTTTTCGATGCATAAAATCATACTTCCCGCTCTTGAAAACAATCGAAATCTATATCCTTGAGTCGAGTCGCCCACTAAACGTTGCCGTAACAGTCTCcgtgaaaagtaaaaaaaaaaaatcagggagaCTGCTGTAAGAACTGCATCAGGCACTACCTCCAAAATGGAAATCCGGAAGGAAACTTCGTCACTAGTTGCATGCGAATTCGATGGTCACGCGGTTTTCCCCTATACTTAAACTGGAGCGATCCTGAgcaaagtttgaactttcatttaaCTTTTGAGTTAGAGCAACTCGATTTTTCAGCGGACCCGCTATGATCATAGTGGTGGGTTATTATAAGCCTGAAAAGTTCTAGGAAATCGTTTGTAAACTCTGAAGTGTTCACACTTCATcatcactaaaatgtttatgaaACCATTCCAAATctgaatgaatggaaataaACTTCGCCGATGAACTCAAGCaaagataaataaaacaaaGGCGTAAATTAATATCCCTAATAAAAAGTAATTTATTTTGTCTCTATTACTTTTATCACTTAGTTATCTATTTTAGTTCGTTGATTTATATTTCGGTTCAGTCCGCggtttatatttttttcgtgCGTCTGACCTATAAGAATGTTTATATTTCACACTGGAAGCTAGAGCTTGAGCTGGATTTAAAAGTGTATCAACAACGCtctcatttcttttgatattgtGTTTGCGGCTGGGTTGGACTTCATACTTTTTCTTATAAGTCCTCAATAtcatttcccaaaaattttcttccacaTTTACGTGACAGCGaactttttcattaaaaaatgcaGCCATTGTAAACTATTGGAATCAAGATGAGACCAACTTAATTTGAAAcgaagatgaaaaattcgacCGTATCCcgaaaatgctcaaaaaattaaagacagTGTCTCAGAAAACACACTTAAACTtatggtacactggaaaaaaaacacattggatctagagtccagactcttaaaacatcgacaagaaaaagtacttttgattcaatcagaatcaagcttagaaccaagcctcttaatttaagcggatttcgttttaatttaagcaaaaatccgatcgaatcaagagtattttttcttgtcaatgttttcaagagtctggactcgagatccaatgtgttttttttccagtgcgggaaCGGATTGAGATTTTTCCGCCAGAAAGCTAACAAAAAGCGAACTTTCACTTCCGAAAACTGTCACCCCAATTCCGACTCACTACTTCTTTCTTAGGGTGTCGAGTCGCCCCCTCTCCTTCCTCTGTGACCCTAAAGTCCTTATTGGACGACtattaaatacaaaaaaaagtattaaaacaaGTATCTATAAAAaccgcaactgacccatttttagTGCTCTCATCTCTTCTCGAGTTCAGTTCAGCATAATAGACTCGAGTCTAAAAGTTCATGGAGAGACATCGTCAAGCCAAGTGGGCCGAAAAAAACAACCCACTTTCTATTTGTCGTGCCATCGTTTTAGAGGTGCGTTTCGTTTCACGAGTGTTTGACTAGCTGCTAATCCGCCAGTTTACTACGCTCTCAAGTTGTTTTGTGGGGAAAATTCGCGATTGAAAGCTCTGGGTGATAAGCATCGCGTAAGCACATCAATGACCGTTTGCTGAATCGCCGTTCAGATCGGATATTCTGAATATTCGAGGGGCAATtagacgtattaatgctaaaaggaactatattacacgcaaatcctatgcatatagttccttttagaataaatacgtccaattgagtgTGACAAGTCAGGTTGAATGCACCTAAGGGCAATATGATGTTCGTAGCGAACTTCTGTACTGTGCTACGTTGCACCTATGTAAAccggaaaataatatttcgtcacctttcggccgaAGTACCACAAGCGgcatgcgacgttcaaaaatttccgccgccattttatttttttacggagaaattgttcaacgaagcttttcgaaaatttcactgcattttctttgagctgccgataaaattcagtgagattttcaaacacattCAAACAacgatttctaaaaaaaaaaaaatgtaaaaatttgtaataaaaaaaaaaaatgaaaaggcggcgaatattttgaaacgctgtaTGGCGCTTGTGCGGCactttggtcggaaggtgacgatgtggaGTTATTTTAGATACGTCAAAAATTGGTTTATCTTACAAAGGCTATCCAAAATATCGGTTgttaaagtcgaaaaatatcGGTTGTTAAAGTCGAAAATTGCGTACCTCCATTGCAACATTTTGAAAGTTGTACCTAGACCAAGAAGAATGATGGTCAGCGGAGTTATTTTTAATCGGTCGGAAATTGATTTGAAACGCAGACGTGataaaaatatcgatggccaaagtcgAATTTTGGGGCCATTTGGCCGAACTTTCACGCAATTTCGCGGGATTTTTCTCTcactcacatccgaaaaactttgagCTGGCGCACAGACTTTGCGCGCTCATATCTAATTTGGCAAGCTGTCTTTACAAAACCACCCTTGCACGATGCTTTGAAACTCCAGTATTTTACAAgttcttccttttctttacaATCCCCATAgaaagattttaaatttaaaatgtcacaaaatttcCTACGATTGTATTCAAGTTATACCCTGCAATACAGAGAATCTTGATTTGGTATCCAGTAATTTTCAGttcataaataattaattatttttccgaaTGAACTAAGCgaatgaaaaatcgaaaattataTTGCTTTCACTAATCAGAGCCTTCAAATTATGCATCAACCCTAAAATTTATGTCAAAAGGACAATATTCGTTAATTAAAGGCAAGAAGAAAAACACTTGACTACGGCCTACTTCCAGTAAGTAATAGGATGGGTCCACTCTAttctgcggggaaatcaaagtaaaaaattagcaaTACAGTCACAAATGCACTCTAATGAGTTTCGGTGCAAaactgaaggggggggggggtgtttggCTTAGGCAAATGTATTGGAATACTAAGCTAGGGTTACGCAAAGAGATCTATACCAGTTTCGGTCTTGTGTCATGTTCATAACTGCTTTTCAATGCAGCCCAGGACTTTGCGGGATGCTAAGCTAGAACTGTCGAGTTTGATCCTTTGATGTTGTCTAGAAAGACCCAAATCGGTGTAGATCTCTAAGCCTGACCCTATCTTAGTATTCCGATGTATCTGCCTGAGTCGAACACTTTCTCTCTTCAGTCTTGCACTGAGAGTTCATTTCGCGACTCAGAAgctaatttttgacattttttggctttgatttcaaTGCAGAATAGTGTAAACTCGACACTATTCTACCATCCTGTTACTTAATAAAGTACTGAACCACGATGGATCTGTTGATCGTATAGTAATGGAATTTGTTTTGACtaggtaaattttaaaactttccatTCATGAATATTGTGGAAACGtctataaagaaaaaaaaaatgattacatTTACTCTAAATTAGTTTATTTTGTGTAGTAAGTCCAATAATTGAAACGTATTGACAAAAATAGTTACAACTCTTGCAaggaaaaatcgcaaaaaattcaGATCCAAAGAGGTATTTTACAAAGAAGAGTATGTAAAAATGCAACATTCCCTTACACTAATTATACAAAAGTACCAAACTTATCCAGTTCGACCATAAAGGAACTGCTGTGCTGAGcaacaaatttaaaactacTGTCAAGTTGCACTTTCTGAGTGATCTCCAAAGGCTAATATAcaatttttgctttttgttAAGGAAAAATGATGTCAATGATAAGAAGTTACAAATAGTCatctaaaaaaacaaacaagcaTCGTCAGTGAATATTTCCCGATGGATTTgataaaaacttattttcaacttaaaccaagtaaatatttacacaaaaaaaagatAACCACATAAAACTTTACCCAGGTTTTGAGCTGCCGGCCTAGTCTTTTTTGGGAGCTTCGTCCTTCATTTGGTGCGGACTTGGAGACGCTGAATTCTCCGAAGAAGCACCTGGCCCACTTTCAGATGTTTGTTGTTCTTGGGCTAATGACAaaagaaaaacccaaaatttggtaGAAAAATCAACGAAGCTTTATTTTGGTTATAGCTTGAGGATACTGCAAGGAATCTGCCTGTTCTCTATCCTTTAccaaaaaaggggaaaattcGTTACACTTGTCTTTAGTCCGTGGAAATTCTTTCCTGCTGTCGGGACGAATTATCAAAAAACCGTTTGACCGTTTTAAGCACCAGGATGAAGCCCAGAGGCATCACACAGCTCTGCTGATTTCAAATGTGTAATTGAGACTTCCGCTAATCTCGGCAATTAGCACGAATATGGACGCGAATTACACAAATTTTAACACGAATTTGTGAATTTCGacatattttatcgaaattGGCAAATTACCATTATGATTAGAAATGATCTTTTTCGTGTTGGACGATGTGAAGTTTTCCAacgagtttttatttttacaagtttttttacTTGAATGAAAAAAGCTTCCTCTGTGATCAGAGGATCCTTCCGTTTGGTATTTATGTATTCGAGAAAGAGTTTCCAGACTGTATCTAAAATCCTTCAATTCCTCATATTTTAGTAAGCCAGATTGAGACTTAGCTTGATTGTGTAAATagcattgatttttttcagattttaagttttttccaaatttcctgtttctttcataaaattccctgatttccatgACCTGATGAAATCCCCAGACATTTCACTGTTATTCAGGTTCTCTTGACTCGTAGACTTTCTGTTCATAACTGTGTGGttcaatatatttaaaaaaacttcaGCCAACAATGTTTAACTTGCACTCAATTCATCACGTTTCATCTCCTTTCAAAAGTTTTACATCAGTGATTATTTTTCGAAATCATAACAGCTTTTTATTCTGTACTGTCAATGAATGAAAACAATAACTCACTTTAAAGTACTTACTGTTATTTGTCACCAAAACTTACGAGTCATGCTATTGCGGGGATACTTCAAAAGTCTTAGAAAAAATTCTCTATTGAATAATGAATGATACACAGGTGATCAGTTGCTCAGTAATGCTAGTTCGGATTCctagcaaaaaataaaaatccggtAGTAACAGGATTTGAAAATGGTGGGAAAAATATCAAAGTTTTTGATTACCTTGATTATTTTCTTGTGACCTTTCCGGGTGGTCTCCGCTGGAGGTCTGCATTTCTTCACCATGCCTAGATTCTGCTTGAGAGGGCTGTTGCTGTTGTTGCTGCACTTGGGCCTGTTGCTGCTGTTGCTGCGCTTGCgcctgctgctgttgttgttgctgcGCTTGCTGTTGTTGTGCTTGCTGCTGTTGCTGTGcctgctgttgttgttgctgctgctgctgctgttgttgttgttgttgctgctgctgaGCCTGTTGATGCTGCTGCTGTGCATGTGGAGGAACAGGATATCCACTTTCCATTCCCGActgcttttaaaaacaaaaaaaaaaacatttgtaaGCAGCTGCCACTTGACCAGCATTTCATATTTTATGGCTGATGACCCTTCTTTCTCTGATTTTGTGTACAGTGTttggttttgaatttttggctgCCACTTTTTTAACACTTTATCAGATCCTTTAgggttaatttttcttcttaagaGTGTTGgtaaaattctctttttcatTGATTCATGATTGAATATCCAAAAGCTAATTCTACAGacgatttattttaaatttttcagaatttcaactgGAGATGAAAATCCCATGGACAAATCGgtgtaaaaagaaataaaagaaccTCAGAATGGCATGATtgagttgatgaaaaaaaggataAGTAAATGATTTAACAATCTAGTCTAGACGAGGCAACACAATACAATGACAAAGCAGCAAGAGCTCATCAAAATCAGGATGAACCATGAAAGATTAACGATCAAAGTAAAATAGTTTGAAAGCCTGAAAGATTTCTGACTTCttcgtaaaaaatattaaagaaggAAACAAGGTCACTTTCGGGCGTAAAAAGGTTGTGTAGATTGTTGAACAGCTAgattatttcattgaaaatctTTAAACAATCACAATAACTGACCACTGACAAAAACAATgcaaaatatacataaataaaTTGCTTAGAAGACCAACCTGATGAGGCATCTCTTGATGATGAGGTACTGGATAGTGTGGATGTCTTGGTGGCATTGAGTGGGAAGGATGGAGAGGATACTGCTGGTATGGTGCAGGGGGCTGATGATAGTATGGGTGCGGAGGATACTGGCTGTAAGGAGGTTGCTGTGGATACGGTTGAGGATACTGGTGTGGGGGGCGTGGAGGCAGTGGTTGTGAGGCTCCAGGGTATTGTTGAGGCTGTGGATATGGTGCATAGCTTGCCTGAGGTGGTGGCATTGAGGGTGGAGCATGGATGGATTGCGGACCAGGCTGACTGGGTGGGGCATTGGGGTGAGACTGAGGGCCTGGCGGATGCATGCCAAGAGGAGGAGTAGAAGACTGGATCCCAGGAGCACCAGGAGGAGTTTGCGGGTGCATTGATCCCATCGGAGGAGTCTGTGAGGGAGCAGGGACACCTGGTGGAGTCTGTGACTGGCTTGGACCCATCGGTGAGGAAGCTTGAGGTGGAATTTGTGGCGATTGTCCTGGACCCATTGAAGGTGGATGCATTGTAGGACCTGCGTGGCTTGGTGGTCCACCATGACTTGGCGGTCCACTATGTGAAGGAGGTCCGGAGTGACCGGGAGGTCCACCATGACTGAGAGGTCCGCTATGTCCAGAGGGTACACCATGACCAGGAGGTCCTGAATGACTTTGAGGACCACCATGACCGGGTGGTCCAGCGTGCCCGGGTGGAACGCCATGTCCCGGAGGTCCACCATGACCGAGAGGTCCGCCGTGTCCAGGGGGTCCTCCATGCCCTGAAGGTCCACCATGACCTGGAGGTCCACCAAGACCTGGAGGTCCTCCGTGTCCTGGAGGTCCAACATGGCTAAGAGGTCCGCCGTGTCCAGGAGGTCCGCCGTGCCCAGGGGGTCCACCATGTCCTGAGGGCCCACTATGACCAGGAGGTCCACCATGTCCTGGAGGTCCACCGTGGCCAGGTGGTCCACCGTGTCCAGGAGGTACTCCATGCCCTGGAGGTCCACCATGACCAGGAGGTCCACCATGCCCTGGAGGTCCAGCGTGACCAGGAGGTCCACCATGCCCGGGTGGTCCACTATGTCCTGGAGGTCCGCCATGTCCTGGAGGTCCGCCATGTCCTGGAGGTCCACCATGTCCTGGGGGTCCACCATGTCCTGGGGGTCCACCATGTCCTGGGGGTCCGCCATGTCCTGGAGGTCCACCATGTCCTGGAGGTCCGCCATGTCCTGGGGGTCCACTATGGCTAGGAGGTCCACCATGTCCAGGAGGTCCACTATGTCCTGGAGGTCCTGTATGTCCACCATGCCCAGGGGGTCCGCTATGCCCAGCAAGTCCACCATGACTAGGAGGTCCAGCATGTCCTGGAGGTCCACCATGCCCAGGTGGTCCGGCATGTCCTGGAGGGCCACCATGACCAGGAGGACCACTGTGCGTTGAGAGCCCACTATGACCTGGGGGTCCATTATGACCTGGACCGCCGAGACCTTGAGGTCCGCTATGGGGCGGTCCACCATGACCTGGAGGTCCACTGTGACTCAGGGGCCCACCATGACCAAGAGGCCCACCATGACCAGTAGATGGCTGAGATGCTTGATGGTGAGTTGGCATTGTTGATTGAGAACTGACAGGAGGTTGTCCTGGCAAGCCCGGCCCGGGAGTAGATTGTGCTTGACTTGGAGGAACCATTGGTCCTTGAGTCATGGGAGAGTATTGATGATGCGGAGGGGGCATCTGTCCGTACGCATGGTTTTGGTTTGGGCCATGTGGATGATACCCATGATAAGGATATTGAGAGGATGGTGGAAAATTGGATGGAGGAAGAGGCTGCTGAGTGGGGGTTGGTGCGCCAGGTGGTGGTGTGGGGTTCAGGCCTTGTGCTGGAGGAGTTGGTCCTTGGGAAATGTTCGGTGCTGGAACTGTTGGAGAGGGAGCAGAGATAGGGATCTGACCCGGTCCGGATGGAGCTGGCGAAGGAGTCGTTGGGGCTGATATTGCCGGGGAGGGTGTTTTCGGAGGTACAGCACCAGCAACAGGCACAGGTTCCGGTGTTGTTGTTGAACTCGGAGGTTCTGATCCTGCATCAGTTTCCATTGGAGTTCCTGCTGGTTGCGGGGAGGAAGTTTGTGAGTCTCCAGACTTTTCTTCCATAGGCTGAAACAGACAAAATGACATAACAGCTGAATTGATAAGAGAGAGCCGATCACTTAATGAGGAGAAAGACCGCATTTTGACAGTAAAACTACCAAAATGCGCACCTCAgttgctgtgtttcaaaatcttcgctcctattTATTTCCTAAAGGTGGACCGAACCTTTATCATGGattaaaattttctcagaatattcttcacacacAGAAGAAAAGtcatcaaagttttcaagaaaaaacgtcTGGTAGTTTTCCACGTAGAAAAggaattatgacaggaagtcttcaaCGCTACAAACTGAGatgcgtttttcctcagattcACCATCGATTTGCTCCTTTGTCCAAGGGTAAAAAGCTACGAGCAACCTCACCAAGGTATATTATCCTTCAAATTAGTAATGATTATTTTCACCGCAACTTTTCATTTTgtaatcagaaaaaaaacaagtcaGAAAAAAACATGTCTCAGATGTCATTCTATTGTATTTCTTCTCTTGATTGTTCTTCATTTTGATTTGTATGGTCAGAGCGCGACTTAATTACTATGATGCATTATctaacagtaaaaaaaaaggggggggggagagagaaaatttggtttaaataaaaaagaagataataATACAAGATAAAAAAACAGTGATTCTTACGccaatattcaaaaatgtttttctgaaaGAGAGGAGACTACAGCTGCATTTTTTCAGAGACTTAAAAATACAAGCAGGGTTACTAATTCTTCAAAGCTATGATAGACTCTTAATCGACCTTATGGTATAGTTAACAGAATACTAaactagatttaaaaaaaaagatgattcTATAAGTATGAACAACGAAATTAAGAAACTACCTATCGATTACATTCGCAATAATAAGATTAGTGTTAGgaaattaaggaaaattttaaagaaaattacttGGAAATTGCTGAACCCAAAAATTCTTGCTCCTTTATAGGCGCAATGaaaaagatatttaaaaaattgccattttcaGAATTAGAACTAATAAAGCTCGACTAGTAATGAAAGTAAAGAACCAGAGAttcaagaaaatcaattttcgaCACCTTCTCATGGTTCTTTTGGAGGAATGTTCAGCGTATTGTCTAGGGAAAAAAGAGATTTGCTTAGTCAAAAAGGTTGGCAAAATTCCCTATTTATTCTTATAGAGAACACCGTTGGTGTCAAACAATATTATTAGAATAATTTAGGAATAACCTTTTCTCGTatttacgaggggcgttcaataagtaagta is a window from the Bemisia tabaci chromosome 10, PGI_BMITA_v3 genome containing:
- the Bap111 gene encoding uncharacterized protein Bap111 isoform X1 gives rise to the protein MSLPANYKQIAAASPVSNQMLSPGAPMATNILKERLKSSSGSASKDSSNQSPFIQSPNSHPNFHPQKVGKTGNDARGPKPPKAPEKPLMPYMRYSRKVWDQVKAANPDLKLWEIGKIIGQMWRDLPDEQKAEYIDDYEVEKTEYEKALKIYHNSPAYQAYMTAKNRNKQSASSKNQKQEEDRDTIENTRSSSGKQSAADRRIDIQPAEDEDDQDESYSVKHIAYGRYLRNHRLINEIFSDSVVPDVRSVVTTTRMQVLKRQVQSLTMHQKKLEAELQQIEEKFEAKKRKFIESSEAFQEELKKHCQKAVDEETFSKMVQTQYELALKERARGANPDQAPGNANSQPSAQPLQNTATPSSNDEALNPSQQEMVVLHYIQPMEEKSGDSQTSSPQPAGTPMETDAGSEPPSSTTTPEPVPVAGAVPPKTPSPAISAPTTPSPAPSGPGQIPISAPSPTVPAPNISQGPTPPAQGLNPTPPPGAPTPTQQPLPPSNFPPSSQYPYHGYHPHGPNQNHAYGQMPPPHHQYSPMTQGPMVPPSQAQSTPGPGLPGQPPVSSQSTMPTHHQASQPSTGHGGPLGHGGPLSHSGPPGHGGPPHSGPQGLGGPGHNGPPGHSGLSTHSGPPGHGGPPGHAGPPGHGGPPGHAGPPSHGGLAGHSGPPGHGGHTGPPGHSGPPGHGGPPSHSGPPGHGGPPGHGGPPGHGGPPGHGGPPGHGGPPGHGGPPGHGGPPGHGGPPGHSGPPGHGGPPGHAGPPGHGGPPGHGGPPGHGVPPGHGGPPGHGGPPGHGGPPGHSGPSGHGGPPGHGGPPGHGGPLSHVGPPGHGGPPGLGGPPGHGGPSGHGGPPGHGGPLGHGGPPGHGVPPGHAGPPGHGGPQSHSGPPGHGVPSGHSGPLSHGGPPGHSGPPSHSGPPSHGGPPSHAGPTMHPPSMGPGQSPQIPPQASSPMGPSQSQTPPGVPAPSQTPPMGSMHPQTPPGAPGIQSSTPPLGMHPPGPQSHPNAPPSQPGPQSIHAPPSMPPPQASYAPYPQPQQYPGASQPLPPRPPHQYPQPYPQQPPYSQYPPHPYYHQPPAPYQQYPLHPSHSMPPRHPHYPVPHHQEMPHQQSGMESGYPVPPHAQQQHQQAQQQQQQQQQQQQQQQQQQAQQQQQAQQQQAQQQQQQQAQAQQQQQQAQVQQQQQQPSQAESRHGEEMQTSSGDHPERSQENNQAQEQQTSESGPGASSENSASPSPHQMKDEAPKKD